The following proteins are co-located in the Dehalococcoides mccartyi 195 genome:
- a CDS encoding CinA family protein, which translates to MIDNPDYKLTLLAGEIGRLLNKCKLSLGVTESATGGLVSHAITNIPGCSAYYLGSVTSYSNSIKQKLLGVSTRTLESQGAVSAETACQMASGGRQLLGADICLSDTGIAGPGGETPSKPVGLFYLGLSTPEGVKAFERRFAGSREEIKYQAAMAVLEILKEYLKDTFGE; encoded by the coding sequence ATGATTGATAACCCAGATTATAAACTAACTCTTCTGGCAGGGGAAATAGGCCGGCTGCTTAATAAGTGCAAGCTCAGTTTGGGCGTTACGGAATCCGCAACCGGCGGGCTGGTTTCACACGCCATTACCAATATTCCCGGCTGTTCGGCTTATTATCTGGGCTCGGTCACCAGTTACTCTAACAGTATCAAACAAAAACTTTTAGGTGTATCCACCCGAACGCTGGAAAGTCAGGGTGCGGTAAGTGCTGAAACCGCCTGCCAGATGGCTTCGGGGGGCAGGCAGCTGCTGGGTGCCGATATTTGTTTGTCGGATACCGGCATTGCCGGGCCGGGGGGTGAAACCCCGTCTAAGCCGGTGGGGCTTTTTTATTTGGGATTGTCCACCCCGGAGGGTGTCAAAGCATTTGAACGCCGTTTTGCGGGCAGCCGTGAGGAAATAAAATATCAGGCGGCTATGGCTGTTTTAGAGATACTGAAGGAATACCTGAAAGATACCTTTGGTGAATAA
- the rph gene encoding ribonuclease PH, producing the protein MQRGDGRNFNQLRPITITPGFQSFAEGSVLIEQGKTRVICSVSMEDKVPQFLRNSGTGWVTAEYSMLPRSTVTRTQRDSSAGKISGRSQEIQRLIGRSLRSCVDLAALGERSFIIDCDVIQADAGTRTASITGAYIALYLAFKKMVDMGILSKMPFTSQVAAVSVSIFKGNIVLDPCYDEDFQAEVDFNLVMNDRAEFVEIQGTAEGKTFSRDTLDQVLKLGEAGIWQLFDIQNSITRP; encoded by the coding sequence ATGCAAAGAGGTGATGGCCGCAACTTCAACCAGCTAAGGCCGATAACAATTACTCCCGGTTTCCAGAGCTTTGCCGAGGGTTCGGTTTTGATAGAGCAGGGCAAGACCCGGGTAATCTGCTCGGTTAGTATGGAAGATAAAGTCCCTCAGTTTCTGCGTAACAGCGGTACCGGCTGGGTTACGGCTGAATATTCCATGCTGCCCCGTTCTACTGTTACCCGCACCCAGAGAGATTCATCTGCCGGCAAAATATCCGGCCGGAGCCAGGAAATCCAGCGTCTGATAGGCCGCTCCCTGCGTTCCTGCGTGGATTTAGCGGCTCTGGGTGAGCGGTCTTTTATTATAGACTGTGATGTTATTCAGGCAGATGCCGGTACCCGCACCGCTTCCATAACCGGTGCTTATATTGCCCTGTATCTGGCATTTAAAAAGATGGTAGATATGGGTATTCTCTCCAAAATGCCCTTTACTTCTCAGGTGGCGGCGGTCAGCGTCAGTATTTTCAAAGGCAATATTGTGCTTGACCCCTGTTACGATGAGGATTTTCAGGCCGAAGTGGATTTTAACCTGGTTATGAATGACCGGGCTGAGTTTGTGGAAATACAGGGTACGGCTGAGGGCAAAACTTTTTCCCGTGATACCCTTGACCAGGTACTTAAACTGGGCGAAGCCGGTATCTGGCAGCTTTTTGATATTCAGAATAGTATTACCCGGCCGTAG
- a CDS encoding response regulator: MADLMTVREVAEYLRVTQKTIYRLLQRNAIPALKVSHSWRFDKSSIDEWLRKSAVGVRASVLVIDDESTVRSLFKETLEDQGHAVSMAKNGDEALEQLQSKDFDLVFLDLKMPGLNGAELYQKIRAIKPKLPVTIITGYPDSDTMAKVLAQGPFGVMNKPFGEMDIINATKNFLRISPEA, from the coding sequence ATGGCTGATTTAATGACTGTTCGCGAAGTAGCCGAATATCTCAGAGTTACCCAGAAAACAATTTACCGTCTTCTCCAGCGTAATGCTATTCCGGCGTTGAAGGTCAGCCATAGCTGGCGTTTTGACAAGTCATCTATTGACGAATGGTTACGCAAGAGTGCGGTTGGCGTAAGAGCAAGTGTCCTGGTTATTGATGATGAGAGTACAGTGCGCAGTCTTTTCAAAGAGACTTTGGAAGACCAGGGACATGCGGTCAGCATGGCCAAAAACGGGGACGAAGCACTGGAACAGCTGCAAAGTAAAGACTTTGACCTGGTATTCCTTGACCTCAAAATGCCCGGTTTAAATGGGGCGGAACTTTACCAGAAGATTCGGGCCATCAAACCTAAACTGCCGGTTACTATCATAACCGGTTATCCTGACAGCGACACTATGGCCAAAGTATTGGCACAAGGTCCCTTTGGTGTTATGAACAAGCCCTTCGGTGAGATGGATATCATAAACGCCACCAAGAATTTTCTCCGCATTTCCCCCGAAGCTTAA
- a CDS encoding NUDIX domain-containing protein — protein sequence MNNLPRIQPVVTAFLIKNGKVLLFKRSQRVGSYRGRWAAVSGHMDTSPLAQVYTEISEETGYTPEELVLLKEGQVFEYHDTALGILWQIHPFLFHLKIDRPPKIDWEHTDFRWVLPSEIASLATVPLLKEAFESLSG from the coding sequence GTGAATAACCTGCCCCGTATCCAGCCGGTGGTAACTGCTTTTCTTATAAAAAATGGCAAAGTGCTTTTATTTAAACGCAGCCAGCGGGTGGGCAGCTACCGGGGGCGCTGGGCGGCTGTATCCGGGCATATGGATACCTCACCCCTTGCACAGGTTTACACTGAAATATCCGAGGAAACCGGTTACACTCCCGAAGAACTGGTGCTGCTCAAAGAAGGACAGGTATTTGAGTACCATGATACTGCGCTGGGTATCCTCTGGCAGATACATCCCTTCCTTTTTCACCTGAAAATTGACAGGCCGCCTAAGATAGACTGGGAGCATACGGATTTCCGCTGGGTTTTGCCGTCTGAAATAGCTTCCCTTGCTACTGTTCCCCTGCTGAAAGAGGCGTTTGAAAGCCTGAGCGGATAA
- a CDS encoding DUF167 domain-containing protein has product MPAKESPFRVNLKILPSAQRNELTGYENGLLKIKIAAQPEKGKANKALVDYLSELLDTPKSEIEICRGLSGRNKVVAFYSLSQADFEAKISAILRGS; this is encoded by the coding sequence ATGCCAGCCAAAGAAAGCCCGTTTAGGGTAAATTTAAAAATATTGCCTTCTGCCCAGAGGAATGAGCTGACCGGGTATGAAAATGGTCTGCTGAAAATCAAGATAGCTGCCCAGCCGGAAAAGGGCAAGGCCAACAAAGCCCTGGTAGACTACCTGAGTGAGCTGCTTGATACCCCGAAATCAGAAATAGAAATATGCCGCGGGCTTAGCGGCAGAAACAAAGTGGTAGCCTTTTACTCACTTAGTCAGGCAGATTTTGAGGCAAAGATTTCGGCAATTTTGCGGGGGTCTTAG
- a CDS encoding two-component system sensor histidine kinase NtrB, producing MEKAELFHLFLDNMLDAVAVYEASGEGKPLKFLEANGQMCRYLGHTHEDFLRIQPADVSFECFNINRIVWLDLLESRYLSIEYLYNTKDNRSVPIEIHYHLFQLDERNLVFLTIRDISERKKAEEKQRRLEKDLNLSSRLASVGALTAGVAHEINSPLTSILGFSERLARKCTSEEQHRDIERIHTEALRAAKVIDNLRTFARSYQQEKKLCGLNEIIRKSVELREYELVVQNIVVELELAENLPATLLDFYKIQQVLVNMILNAEQAMYQAHGRGRLLIKTQNMGNYIRMIIEDNGPGISPEIAEKVFDPFFTTKEDSRGTGLGLSVCYGIIMEHDGKIQLESKLGQGTRFIIDLPVKNSRISRKKAAEVVVVKVNAKTPAKLPKSLPQNLPD from the coding sequence ATGGAAAAAGCCGAACTTTTTCATTTATTTTTAGATAATATGCTGGATGCGGTGGCGGTTTATGAAGCCTCTGGGGAAGGAAAGCCGCTCAAATTCCTGGAGGCCAACGGGCAAATGTGCCGTTACCTCGGCCATACCCATGAAGATTTTTTAAGGATACAGCCTGCGGATGTCAGTTTTGAGTGTTTCAATATAAACCGGATTGTATGGCTGGACCTGCTGGAAAGCCGTTACCTTTCAATAGAATACCTGTATAATACCAAAGACAACAGGTCTGTACCTATAGAAATACATTATCATTTATTCCAGCTGGATGAAAGAAATCTGGTATTTTTAACTATCCGGGATATTTCTGAACGCAAAAAGGCTGAAGAGAAGCAACGCAGATTAGAAAAAGACCTTAATCTTTCCAGCCGCTTAGCCTCGGTGGGTGCGCTCACAGCCGGAGTAGCTCATGAGATAAACAGCCCGCTTACCAGTATTCTCGGTTTTTCGGAAAGGCTGGCCCGTAAATGCACCAGCGAAGAACAGCACCGGGATATTGAGCGTATCCATACGGAAGCCTTGAGGGCGGCCAAGGTAATAGATAACCTGCGCACATTTGCCCGCAGCTACCAGCAGGAAAAGAAGCTGTGCGGACTTAATGAAATTATCCGTAAATCTGTGGAACTGCGTGAATACGAGCTGGTTGTGCAGAATATAGTAGTGGAACTGGAACTGGCGGAAAATCTGCCGGCTACTTTGCTGGATTTTTACAAGATACAGCAGGTGCTGGTTAATATGATACTTAATGCCGAACAGGCCATGTATCAGGCTCACGGGCGGGGCAGGCTGCTTATTAAGACCCAGAATATGGGCAATTATATCCGCATGATAATAGAAGATAACGGGCCGGGTATTTCACCAGAAATTGCGGAAAAGGTATTTGACCCGTTTTTCACCACTAAGGAAGACAGCCGGGGTACGGGGCTGGGACTGAGTGTGTGTTACGGTATTATTATGGAACATGACGGCAAGATACAGCTTGAAAGCAAGCTGGGCCAGGGAACGCGGTTTATTATAGATTTGCCTGTTAAAAACAGCCGGATATCCCGGAAAAAGGCCGCCGAAGTAGTGGTGGTGAAGGTAAACGCTAAGACCCCCGCAAAATTGCCGAAATCTTTGCCTCAAAATCTGCCTGACTAA
- a CDS encoding glutamate-5-semialdehyde dehydrogenase encodes MEKALLEIEEKARLAKAASRPLSYASSAQKDAALKNIAACLLNNAPAILEANLKDQTEAKAAGMTAAMLDRLIITQSRLEGIAKDTLAIAALPDPVGEIFDMNTMPNGLVIGKKRVPLGVIAAIYESRPNVTVDIAALCLKAGNAVILRGGKETIHSNTILARLIRQAVEEAGLPQEAVQFIENTEHSLVNHLLKLSDQIDLVIPRGGAGLISYVKQNSFIPVVAGGIGVVHIYVDADANIADAVNIAYNSKVQRPTVCNAMDTLLVHKDIAAAFLPVVAAEWSKAGVEIRADKTAMEILENASSCKLIPAAADDWGKEFLALVAAVKVVDSLDEALSHIARYGSGHTESIVTQNYTSSQRFLNEVDAAAVMVNASTRFTDGSQFGLGAELGISTQKMHARGPMGLKEITSYKWIVYGNGQIRG; translated from the coding sequence ATGGAAAAAGCACTGCTGGAAATAGAAGAAAAAGCCCGTCTGGCCAAAGCCGCTTCCCGCCCTTTAAGCTATGCTTCATCCGCCCAAAAAGATGCCGCCCTTAAAAATATTGCCGCCTGCCTGCTTAATAACGCCCCGGCCATACTGGAAGCTAATTTGAAAGACCAGACCGAAGCTAAAGCGGCGGGTATGACTGCTGCCATGCTGGACCGCCTGATTATTACCCAGAGCCGGCTGGAAGGGATTGCCAAAGATACGCTGGCTATTGCCGCCCTGCCTGACCCGGTGGGTGAAATATTTGATATGAACACTATGCCTAACGGACTGGTGATAGGTAAAAAAAGAGTGCCGCTGGGTGTTATTGCGGCTATTTATGAAAGCCGCCCCAATGTCACGGTGGATATTGCCGCTTTGTGCCTGAAAGCCGGGAATGCGGTTATCCTGCGCGGCGGCAAGGAAACTATCCACTCAAACACCATTCTGGCAAGGCTGATACGCCAGGCGGTTGAAGAGGCAGGCCTGCCCCAAGAAGCTGTCCAGTTTATAGAAAATACTGAGCATAGTCTGGTAAACCACCTGCTCAAACTTTCAGACCAGATAGATTTGGTCATACCCAGAGGCGGCGCCGGGCTGATTAGTTATGTTAAACAAAACTCGTTTATACCGGTGGTTGCCGGCGGCATAGGGGTAGTCCACATATACGTGGATGCAGATGCCAATATAGCTGATGCGGTAAACATAGCTTACAATTCCAAAGTACAGCGCCCCACTGTCTGCAACGCCATGGATACCCTGCTGGTACACAAAGATATAGCCGCCGCTTTCCTGCCGGTGGTTGCCGCCGAATGGAGCAAAGCCGGAGTGGAAATACGGGCAGATAAAACGGCTATGGAAATACTGGAAAATGCCTCCAGCTGCAAGTTGATACCCGCCGCCGCAGATGACTGGGGCAAGGAATTTCTGGCACTGGTTGCCGCCGTAAAGGTAGTAGACAGCTTGGACGAAGCTCTTTCGCATATTGCCAGATACGGCTCAGGGCATACCGAAAGCATAGTCACCCAGAACTATACCTCTTCCCAGCGTTTTCTGAACGAAGTGGATGCGGCTGCCGTTATGGTAAATGCCTCCACCCGTTTTACAGACGGTTCGCAGTTCGGGCTGGGAGCGGAACTGGGCATAAGCACCCAGAAGATGCACGCCCGCGGCCCCATGGGGCTTAAGGAGATAACCAGCTACAAATGGATAGTCTACGGGAACGGCCAGATACGGGGATAG